In the Nicotiana tabacum cultivar K326 chromosome 16, ASM71507v2, whole genome shotgun sequence genome, one interval contains:
- the LOC142170486 gene encoding uncharacterized protein LOC142170486, which translates to MRVALLVQNKLDFVDGTCVKGSYKGELEIQWERCNDVVVSWLGRTVASELVPNIMYASSAKKVWDEFKERFDKDNLTSIYQLWVEIASLKQGTESVASYFSKMKYLWDELDILAPLPSCDCEESRPYMEHLVRQRLLQFLMGHNESNSQVRSNVLQRKLVLSVNQAYAVTVQEESQRALGVVEPNKEPLTMLA; encoded by the coding sequence ATGAGGGTTGCACTGTTAGTGCAGAACAAGTTAGATTTTGTGGACGGTACATGTGTAAAAGGATCGTACAAAGGAGAATTGGAGATACAGTGGGAAAGATGCAATGATGTTGTGGTTTCGTGGTTAGGTAGAACTGTAGCTAGTGAATTGGTGCCTAACATCATGTATGCTTCTAGTGCAAAGAAGGTATGGGATGAGTTTAAAGAGAGATTTGATAAGGATAATTTGACCAGTATCTATCAACTTTGGGTTGAGATTGCAAGTCTGAAGCAAGGAACTGAGTCGGTTGCCTCATATTTCTCTAAAATGAAATATCTATGGGATGAATTGGACATTTTGGCACCATTGCCCTCTTGTGACTGTGAAGAATCGAGGCCCTATATGGAACATCTAGTGAGACAAAGATTGTTGCAGTTCCTTATGGGTCACAATGAGAGCAACAGTCAAGTGAGAAGCAATGTACTGCAGAGAAAGCTAGTTTTATCAGTAAATCAAGCTTATGCAGTAACTGTGCAGGAGGAGAGTCAAAGAGCACTAGGTGTTGTGGAACCAAACAAGGAACCACTGACAATGCTTGCATGA
- the LOC107820611 gene encoding zinc finger protein ZAT11-like, which produces MVLIPTKREREEEEEENFHSVTTMANFLMLFSNQSNDYHFDNIMKYNNSTTNRVFECKTCNRKFSSFQALGGHRASHKKPRLINMRELNNMQLFQLPNIKPKTHECSICGLEFGLGQALGGHMRRHRAVMNNEKIQDPLRIPQVVKKSKRVLCLDLNLTPLENDHLEFNLGADSVFF; this is translated from the coding sequence ATGGTGCTTataccaacaaagagagaaagagaagaagaagaagaggaaaatttcCATAGCGTAACAACAATGGCAAATTTCTTGATGTTATTCTCAAACCAATCAAATGATTATCATTTTGACAATATTATGAAGTACAACAACTCAACAACTAATCGAGTTTTCGAGTGCAAGACTTGTAATCGTAAATTTTCATCTTTTCAAGCATTAGGTGGCCATAGGGCAAGTCACAAGAAGCCAAGATTGATCAATATGAGAGAATTGAATAACATGCAATTATTTCAGTTGCCTAATATTAAACCTAAAACACATGAGTGTTCCATTTGTGGGCTTGAGTTTGGTTTAGGACAAGCTTTAGGAGGGCATATGAGAAGACATAGAGCTGTAATGAATAATGAAAAAATTCAAGATCCTTTACGTATTCCTCAAGTTGTTAAGAAATCGAAGAGAGTTTTGTGCTTGGATTTGAACTTGACGCCATTGGAAAATGATCACTTGGAGTTTAATTTGGGTGCAGATTCAGTTTTCTTCTGA